From one Sulfurimonas sp. HSL-3221 genomic stretch:
- the ilvC gene encoding ketol-acid reductoisomerase yields the protein MALNVYYDKDCDISIIKGKKVAMIGFGSQGHAHAENLRDSGVEVIVGLRKGGSSWAKAEAKGFEVMTVADASAAADVIMILLPDENQAEIYANEIAPNLKPGATIAFGHGFSIHYGRIKPAADINVMMVAPKAPGHTVRSEFVKGGGIPDLIAVGQNPSNMTKELALSYASAIGGGRTGIIETTFKDETETDLFGEQAVLCGGVSALIQAGFETLTEAGYPEEMAYFECLHEMKLIVDLIFEGGIADMRYSISNTAEYGDMVSGPRVINAESKAAMKQVLKEIQNGQFAKDFVLEGQAGYPRMNAERNNLKAHPLEKTGARLREMMPWIKANKIVDQDKN from the coding sequence ATGGCATTGAATGTGTACTATGACAAAGACTGCGATATCAGCATCATCAAGGGCAAAAAAGTCGCGATGATCGGTTTCGGCTCCCAGGGCCACGCACACGCGGAAAACCTCCGCGACAGCGGTGTAGAAGTAATTGTCGGTCTGCGCAAAGGCGGCTCCAGCTGGGCGAAAGCGGAAGCGAAAGGTTTCGAAGTCATGACGGTTGCCGACGCATCCGCAGCGGCTGATGTCATTATGATCCTTCTGCCGGACGAAAACCAGGCGGAGATCTACGCGAACGAGATCGCACCGAACCTCAAGCCGGGCGCGACGATCGCTTTCGGCCACGGTTTCTCCATCCACTACGGACGCATCAAGCCGGCAGCCGACATCAACGTTATGATGGTTGCACCGAAAGCGCCGGGCCACACGGTCCGCAGCGAGTTCGTCAAAGGCGGCGGTATCCCTGACCTGATCGCCGTCGGTCAAAACCCGTCCAACATGACCAAAGAGCTTGCGCTCTCTTACGCTTCCGCTATCGGCGGCGGCCGTACGGGTATCATCGAAACGACGTTCAAAGACGAGACGGAAACAGACCTCTTCGGTGAGCAGGCTGTTCTCTGCGGCGGTGTTTCTGCACTGATCCAGGCCGGTTTCGAAACCCTGACGGAAGCGGGCTACCCGGAAGAGATGGCGTACTTCGAGTGTCTGCACGAGATGAAACTGATCGTCGACCTGATCTTCGAAGGCGGTATCGCCGATATGCGTTACTCCATCTCCAACACGGCGGAGTACGGTGACATGGTCTCAGGCCCGCGCGTCATCAATGCCGAGTCCAAAGCGGCCATGAAACAGGTTCTCAAAGAGATCCAGAACGGCCAGTTCGCCAAAGACTTCGTCCTCGAAGGCCAGGCGGGCTATCCGCGCATGAACGCAGAGCGTAACAACCTCAAAGCGCACCCGCTCGAAAAGACCGGTGCACGCCTGCGCGAAATGATGCCGTGGATCAAAGCGAACAAAATCGTCGACCAGGACAAAAACTAA
- the ruvX gene encoding Holliday junction resolvase RuvX, with amino-acid sequence MATQFPLLGIDLGLKRIGLAYSADGTVVTPLAAVERKNRNQASQAVRDVIAEWGIKQVVVGIPMGGSSEEEMRRRVAHFMNLVDFGCPVAYQDESDSSLEAEALMKGAVRYKRDGRVDSLSAMVILQRYLGQ; translated from the coding sequence ATGGCGACACAGTTTCCTCTCCTGGGCATCGACCTGGGGCTTAAGCGGATCGGACTGGCCTACAGCGCGGACGGCACTGTCGTCACCCCGCTGGCGGCGGTCGAACGTAAAAACCGCAACCAGGCGTCGCAGGCCGTGCGCGACGTCATTGCGGAGTGGGGGATAAAACAGGTCGTCGTCGGGATCCCGATGGGCGGCTCCAGCGAGGAGGAGATGCGGCGCCGCGTCGCGCATTTCATGAACCTCGTCGATTTCGGCTGTCCCGTCGCCTACCAGGACGAAAGCGACAGCTCCCTCGAGGCCGAAGCGCTGATGAAGGGCGCGGTCCGCTACAAACGCGACGGCCGCGTCGATTCGCTCTCGGCGATGGTTATTCTACAGCGTTATCTGGGACAGTAA
- the mnmE gene encoding tRNA uridine-5-carboxymethylaminomethyl(34) synthesis GTPase MnmE, with translation MIMNDTIAAIATAHGIGSIAIIRISGTQATTIASKLTGQRPLEDRRAHLYPLYNAQNELIDEAIVLFFRGPRSFTSEDVVELQCHGGQIVAEEVLKAALAGGARLATPGEFSRRAFHNGRIDLTEAEAIARLIEARSEDAAKILAKQMKGSLRTFVEGNRDALLEILAYSEVSIDYAEEDLPQDLIDQIIKKLETIAAALRRTLASSERRRGLMQGFKVAIIGKPNVGKSSLLNSLLDYNRAIVSDIAGTTRDTIEEQVRIGSHLIRMVDTAGIREAGDEIERIGIERSIEAVSESDIVIALFDGSRALDGEDKAILSLMEEHQDEREFIAVLNKTDLPQRFDETPLKGYTPLRMSCKQDTSVLIGALQSRMDRQNVSEETMLISQRQTDAVKGALAAIDNAFMPLEDQELELFSFHVGEAIQSLASITRPFDNEEMLDKMFGSFCLGK, from the coding sequence CTGATTATGAACGATACGATTGCCGCCATTGCGACCGCGCACGGGATCGGCTCCATCGCCATCATCCGCATCAGCGGCACGCAGGCGACGACGATCGCCTCAAAGCTGACGGGGCAGCGTCCTCTCGAAGACCGGCGCGCCCACCTCTACCCCCTCTATAACGCCCAGAACGAACTTATCGACGAAGCGATCGTCCTTTTTTTCCGCGGTCCGCGCAGTTTTACCAGCGAGGATGTCGTCGAACTGCAGTGCCACGGCGGGCAGATCGTAGCAGAGGAGGTCCTGAAAGCGGCCCTGGCCGGCGGCGCGCGCCTGGCGACGCCGGGCGAGTTCAGCCGCCGTGCTTTCCATAACGGCCGCATCGACCTGACCGAAGCGGAGGCGATCGCCCGGCTCATCGAGGCCCGCAGTGAAGACGCCGCCAAGATCCTGGCCAAGCAGATGAAAGGCTCCTTGCGGACCTTCGTCGAAGGCAACCGGGACGCGCTGCTGGAGATCCTGGCCTATTCGGAGGTCTCCATCGACTATGCCGAGGAGGATTTGCCCCAGGACCTGATCGACCAGATCATCAAAAAGCTCGAGACGATCGCCGCCGCCCTGCGCCGTACCCTGGCGTCCAGCGAACGCAGAAGGGGGCTGATGCAGGGGTTCAAAGTCGCCATTATCGGCAAGCCGAACGTGGGTAAAAGTTCCCTGCTCAACAGCCTCCTCGATTACAACCGCGCCATCGTCAGCGATATCGCCGGGACGACCCGCGACACGATCGAGGAGCAGGTGCGCATCGGCAGCCACCTGATCCGTATGGTCGATACGGCGGGGATCCGCGAGGCGGGAGACGAGATCGAGCGGATCGGGATTGAACGCTCCATCGAGGCGGTGAGCGAGAGCGACATCGTCATCGCGCTCTTTGACGGCAGCCGTGCGCTCGACGGCGAGGACAAGGCGATCCTCTCGCTGATGGAGGAGCATCAAGATGAACGTGAGTTCATCGCCGTACTGAACAAGACCGATCTGCCCCAGCGTTTCGACGAGACGCCGCTGAAGGGGTACACCCCGCTGCGTATGAGCTGCAAGCAGGACACCTCGGTCCTGATCGGGGCGCTGCAGTCACGGATGGACCGGCAGAATGTCTCCGAAGAGACGATGCTCATCTCCCAGCGCCAGACCGATGCCGTCAAAGGGGCGCTTGCGGCGATCGATAACGCTTTTATGCCCCTGGAGGACCAGGAGCTGGAACTCTTCTCCTTCCACGTCGGCGAAGCGATCCAATCCCTGGCTTCCATTACCCGCCCCTTTGACAACGAAGAGATGCTTGACAAGATGTTCGGCAGCTTCTGCCTCGGGAAGTAG
- a CDS encoding Jag N-terminal domain-containing protein, giving the protein MKKIEAPTLEAAYSEASKQFSCSVTELDIVVVQHPSKGFLGLLRKHAVIVARPKAADEAEDEAELLTEDELPAPTEPIAYPEDDESEYEEVYADEDHYTEGDDDLDDIAEEVETKLNVLFKTICFKLEPIRVSVYDDNTLLVEFNGEDAALLIGKEGYRYKALSYMLFNWINAEYQLQLRLEIAEFLHNQEESVARYLTGVFESVDRDGHAQTRVLDGVLVQIALKQLRERYHDKYVAIRTTRDGGKYIIINDYHNY; this is encoded by the coding sequence ATGAAGAAGATCGAAGCGCCGACGCTTGAAGCGGCGTACAGCGAAGCTTCCAAACAGTTCAGCTGCTCGGTGACGGAACTCGATATCGTCGTGGTACAGCACCCCAGCAAAGGGTTCCTCGGTCTGCTGCGGAAGCATGCCGTCATTGTGGCCCGCCCGAAGGCCGCGGACGAAGCCGAGGATGAGGCGGAGCTGCTGACGGAGGATGAACTCCCGGCACCGACCGAGCCGATCGCCTATCCCGAAGATGACGAGAGCGAATACGAAGAGGTCTACGCGGACGAGGATCACTATACGGAAGGCGACGACGATCTCGACGATATCGCCGAAGAGGTGGAGACGAAACTCAACGTCCTTTTCAAGACGATCTGTTTCAAACTCGAACCCATCCGCGTTTCCGTCTACGACGACAATACGCTGCTCGTGGAGTTCAACGGGGAAGACGCGGCGCTGCTGATCGGCAAAGAGGGATACCGCTACAAGGCGCTCTCCTATATGCTCTTTAACTGGATCAATGCCGAGTACCAGCTGCAGCTCCGGCTGGAAATCGCCGAATTCCTCCACAACCAGGAGGAGTCGGTGGCACGCTACCTGACGGGGGTTTTTGAGAGCGTCGACCGCGACGGCCATGCCCAGACCCGCGTCCTCGACGGGGTGCTCGTACAGATCGCCCTGAAGCAGCTGCGCGAGCGCTACCATGACAAGTACGTTGCCATCCGGACGACCCGTGACGGCGGAAAATACATTATTATCAACGATTACCACAACTACTGA